tgttttaattattataattaaaaatagattACTATAGTTAACAATTTGAAGTGAAgtagaaaaattaaatatagATAATAATGTAAAAGTTTTAAATGTATTCCAATTAAATTAAGAGAAATTCTTATATACACACTCCACATTAACCAATTGGTTACTATAAAATAGTTATAAGAGATAGaaaagatataataaaaataggaTAAAGTATTAAATTCATCCTCTATATTTGGATATAATTCTATTTTAGTTCTTAAAGTTTAAAatgttttatttgaatctaaaaaagtttcatttaacTTTAATATAGTTCCATTGTGAgatcaaagttaaataattaacaaaatatccTACATAACAGCAGTACAAGAACAAGGTCGATGATCTGAAGAGTAAGTACAAGTTCCAAAGGTACAAAATCAACCGTAaatgcatcaatacatttatttatcattctctttagttttatagaaaatatttcatttaaattataagaaaaataataaataaatatattgatgcATCTACGGTTGATTTTATGCCTCTagagcttgtacttgttctccaaATTATCGATTTTATTCTTGTACTGCTATCATGTAGAACATtccattaattatttaacttttacCTCACGATAAAACTACATTGAAgttaaatgaaacttttttagattaaaatataacattttaAACTTTAAGGACCAAAATAGAATTACGAGTAGGACAAATTAATATTTTAccctaaaaaatatataaataagtggttataattATTATACATGTAATAAGGATTTTCTACTTTATAAATTATAACAGAAGACataatttctttaaattatattttgaatgaaaTAGAATTAATATTGAATGCATGAGTTGAGTACATGATAGTGTACTGTGTACCCCACCTTTGGGAACCTTCCCTTTTGTTGTGCTTGTCACTAATTTTAAAGTAGTGTGGGGAACCCCAAAACTGCCCTTTACAACTACAACATGAGTTTATTACTTCCTGCTTTGCATTAACCTCATATATATCATTCTTgcctttctctttctctctttctctctttctctctcagacactctctcttcttcccttcAAACGGTAATGCTTCCTTTTTTTGCTTTGTGctgtttttttattcttctttagCTTTATATGCTTCCTTCTTATGCTCGTTAAAATTTTGGAAGTTCAGGTGATCTTTCCTTTGGCATTTCTTAGTTGCTTATTATTCTGTGTCTCGGATGATCGATCAAGAGAAACTGAACAGGTTGATTTgcatttcttttgttttttgtttcaTTTCTGGTTTTAGATGAACATGTGATTAGTTTTTAGCTATGTGAGTTTGTAATTCCCTTTGTTCTTCAATGGATTATTTCAGTGGAATTTGCATCTGTTCTGAATCAATTTCATAAATGACTATGTGTTATGTCTTTATATTGGAATATTGATCATTGTATTTTGTATGATTTTTAAAACTGgcattgtttttctttttttgggtGATTTTTCTTATCACTATTAGGGAGAGAATTTGAATTGAGACTGGGGATGCTGCTGTATGCACCTCCTGAACATTGCTGATAGAGTACCTTATCTACATAATTTGTAGGCAAGAACCACGGATTCGGATGAATGCGTCTATTGCTGTAAACACACAAGGAATTTGGTGATAGTGTGAATTTTGAGGCAAATATACTTGATAAAGAAAGGTTCCTTGCTTATAAAGCTTGAAAGCACCACAAGACCGGGGTGCTTGTTTTGTGTTTGAGGAATTGTGTCTGAGAAATGGAGAAAAGGGGGAATGTTTTGATGCAAAAGTATGAATTTGGCAGGCTATTAGGCCAAGGAAACTTTGCAAAGGTTTACCATGCAAGGGACCTCAAAACCGGTGACAGTGTCGCCATTAAAGTGATCGACAAGGAGAAAATTCTGAAAGTTGGGATGATGGATCAAACCAAGCGAGAGATATCTATTATGAGACTGGTTAAGCACCCCAATGTGTTGCGGCTTTATGAGGTCTTAGCGACCAAAACCAAGATTTACTTCATCATAGAATATGCAAAAGGGGGTGAACTATTCAACAAGGTAGCTAGAGGTAAACTACATGAGGACATGGCAAGGAAGTACTTTCAACAACTGATCAGTGCTGTCGATTTTTGCCACAGAAGGGGTGTTTATCACAGGGATTTGAAGCCGGAAAACTTGCTCTTGGATGATAATGGTGTTCTTAAGGTAGCAGATTTCGGACTGAGTGCACTAGTTGAGTCTCATAGCCAAGCCAACATGCTGCAAACCGTTTGTGGAACGCCTGCGTACGTCGCTCCTGAGGTTATAAGTCGAAAGGGTTATGATGGAGCCAAAGCCGATGTATGGTCTTGTGGAGTGATCTTATATGTTCTCTTGGCTGGTCATTTGCCATTCTATGATTTGAATCTTATGGCACTGTACAGGAAAATTACCAAAGCAGAATACAAATCTCCCAACTGGTTTTCATTTGAAGCGCGCAGACTATTAGCAAGGATCCTTGACCCCAACCCAAAAACAAGGATATCCACTGCAAAAGTTAtggaaagttcttggttcagaAAGGGGCTCAATTTGAGATCAGATCAAAAGCGGAGAGAGGGTCCAGATTCAGCTTCAGCTGATTCAGATAAAGTTCTCGGCCTATGTGACAGTGGAAGTTCTTCTGCAGAGACAAATCAAGCATTGGTTAACTATAACTTAAATGCTTTCGATATAATTTCTCTTTCTGCCGGGCTTGACTTGTCTGGCCTTTTTGCAAGCATTGAGGAACAGGATGGTGTAATGAAATTTACATCCATGAACTCTGCCTCATCAATCATTTCCACGTTGGAGAATATCGCTCAAGTTCTGGGGTTGAAGATAGCTAAGAAGGATGGAGGTCTGTTTAGACTAGAGAGATCAAGGGAAGGTAGGAAAGGGGCACTTTCCATTGATGTCGAAATATTCGAGTTTGCCCCCTCTTTCCATTTGGTTGAAATCAAGAGATCATGTGGTGATACAATAGAATACCAGAAGATATTGAAGGAAGATATAAAACCAGCTTTGAAAGATATTGTCTCAGTTTGGCAAGGTGAGCAGCAACAGCAATAGCAACTATATGTGTTTGTATACTTAAACAAAAGATTCATATGATTTTATACTTTGAATTAATACTTACCTCTAGCTAAGTGACCGTTGTGACAAAGTTACTATTGTAATTgatttgtttatatttatacCATATATACTATACATGGTCTTGTATGAGAATTGAGAATGTTTGATGAATTCTTAATGTCATTACACCATACCAAGTTATACCAACCTTATTATTACTTGGTTACAGATAAAGTCAATTGTTATACACTGATTGTATTCTATTGGTTGTTTATTAAATCAGTTGTATTTCTGCAAGAAATGTATGAGATGCCGGCTCTTCACTTCTAGTAGCATTTTTCACATGGAAATTTAGAATTAGAGGCTCTAATATTTTGCTGAGGATTGGATTCTTTAACAGTAAACACagaacaaacaaagaaaaaggccATAAGAAGAAACGAACAAAGAAAATTCTTACTGAATCTAATTTGGATGTTTCTGTCATCAAGGTAGCTAATTTACTTGACACATAAAGCTGAGTGTGAAATCTCAGTGTCATCCTTGTCAGTGCTAACCTCTTACCTCTTAACTCAATTCAATGTATACAAAGTTACAAACTGAATGTTGAATCAAACTTCTGTTCTTTAAGAAATGAACTAGATCTTGGTCCTCCATATTCATTTAATTATCTAGTCTCCTTTAGTTTGCTCATGACCCCATTTTTTTCAAcatcaaattatttaatgacCTTTTGCATTGATAGAGGGACCTCAattaaaatatatgaaaaatataattgGCACATGAAATTATGTTGACACAAATTAAAGCTGCCAAACAACTACTGCAAAACTACTAGCATTTCATTACTTGCATATCATTAAGTAGGGTCAACTACATGTATGACTGTTATTTATAACGATGATATTTATACATTTTTTCCCATAAATTCTAAACGAACTTGTGAATCTGAATTAACTCGAAAAATTACCTATTGGAGAgccaattaaattcaaattacaaTCTGATATGAATTTGTGCCAAATACACAGATATTTTTGGTGTAAATATACAATTGGTTATTTAACATATGCCTTGCCATATTAACTACTTTTCTTACTTTCTCTTTTATACTCTAGTTTCCTTAGGGCATGTTCTATTGTGCTTTCACTTTTTGctgttttcaaattcaaaacagaaaCCGATCACAGCGTAATAGGTACCTTGCATCAGCATATGGTTTTTCATACTTGTAATCCAAGAGATGCATCCATAGAAGGATTCTCCTCCATTTCAACACAAAGTCCATCTTTGACCATTATAGACTCCTTCTTGTAAATGTACCTGCTTGAAGCCCAAAGAAACACCATCAAATTCACACTTGACAACACCAACAGGAATCCATAGTAGTAATCCAAGTGACAATCGTTCAAATTATCACCAATCCAACTCTTACTCTCACCCTTCCCTGTGATCTTGTCAACCATAGTCACCAAAAAGCTGTTCAAGAAGTTCCCAACACCAATTCCACTAGTAAAAAAAGTTGTGCCCAGACTCTGCATGTTTTCAGGGGATTGATCATAGAAGAATTCCAATAATCCAACTGCATGAAACACATCAGCTATACCAATAAGAACATATTGTGGCAATAGCCAGAATATGCTCATAGGAACAACATCTTTAGGACCAATTGCATTGTTTTCCTTTATAACATGCATTCTCTTAACTTCCACTGCATAAGCTATTGCAATGGCTATGATGTGCATTGAGAACCCAATTCCAAGTCTCTGGAGCAATGTGATCCCTCTGGGGTTGCCGGTTCTCTGGCGCATGAAGGGGACGAAGAACCGGTCGTACATTGGCACTGAGAGAAGCATGGAGAGTGTGACAAAGCTTCCAAGAGATGCTGCTGGGATTCTGAAATCGGAGCCGAGTTTTCGGTCTAATGTGGTGCCTTGTTTCACAAAGAGGGTGTTGATTTGTGCCCAAATGGTGCTGGGAATCAGTGTTACCAGCCATATAGTGACCATTCCAAATATGAGTTTTGCTCCTTCAACTTGTGTTACTGTTAATGGTGCTCTTGGGGAACCACTAGTACTCCCTTGTCTAATTGCAGCCTTGTCCAAAAACCTTAATACACACAGAATTGCACACCAATTAAAGTGTTATGATCTGATCTTCATGGAAAAATGATTGATTGCAAAAAAAACTATGCAGTGATTTATCAATATTGCCATAGGCTAAATTATACTTCAAAAGAGTAAGAGGTAGTATTACATATTACACC
This sequence is a window from Arachis stenosperma cultivar V10309 chromosome 10, arast.V10309.gnm1.PFL2, whole genome shotgun sequence. Protein-coding genes within it:
- the LOC130955162 gene encoding protein NRT1/ PTR FAMILY 5.1-like, translated to MEAKADADYTQDGTVDFRGQPAVPSRTGKWKACAFLVGYEAFERMAFYGVASNLVNYLTRELHEDTVSSVISVNNWSGSVWITPILGAYIADSYLGRFWTFTISSLIYVLGMSMLSIGVSLKRLKPSCSNGICSKASSTQITFFYTALYTMAIGAGGTKPNISTFGADQFDDFNPNEKELKDSFFNWWMFTSFLGALIATLGLVYIQDNLGWGLGYGIPTVGLLISLLVFYAGTPMYRHKVRKTRSPATEIMSVPVAAFKNRSLQLPTHPSQLYENDSQYYLSTGKRQIHHTPTLRFLDKAAIRQGSTSGSPRAPLTVTQVEGAKLIFGMVTIWLVTLIPSTIWAQINTLFVKQGTTLDRKLGSDFRIPAASLGSFVTLSMLLSVPMYDRFFVPFMRQRTGNPRGITLLQRLGIGFSMHIIAIAIAYAVEVKRMHVIKENNAIGPKDVVPMSIFWLLPQYVLIGIADVFHAVGLLEFFYDQSPENMQSLGTTFFTSGIGVGNFLNSFLVTMVDKITGKGESKSWIGDNLNDCHLDYYYGFLLVLSSVNLMVFLWASSRYIYKKESIMVKDGLCVEMEENPSMDASLGLQV
- the LOC130955163 gene encoding CBL-interacting protein kinase 2-like → MEKRGNVLMQKYEFGRLLGQGNFAKVYHARDLKTGDSVAIKVIDKEKILKVGMMDQTKREISIMRLVKHPNVLRLYEVLATKTKIYFIIEYAKGGELFNKVARGKLHEDMARKYFQQLISAVDFCHRRGVYHRDLKPENLLLDDNGVLKVADFGLSALVESHSQANMLQTVCGTPAYVAPEVISRKGYDGAKADVWSCGVILYVLLAGHLPFYDLNLMALYRKITKAEYKSPNWFSFEARRLLARILDPNPKTRISTAKVMESSWFRKGLNLRSDQKRREGPDSASADSDKVLGLCDSGSSSAETNQALVNYNLNAFDIISLSAGLDLSGLFASIEEQDGVMKFTSMNSASSIISTLENIAQVLGLKIAKKDGGLFRLERSREGRKGALSIDVEIFEFAPSFHLVEIKRSCGDTIEYQKILKEDIKPALKDIVSVWQGEQQQQ